In Rosa chinensis cultivar Old Blush chromosome 1, RchiOBHm-V2, whole genome shotgun sequence, a genomic segment contains:
- the LOC112182006 gene encoding cytochrome P450 CYP82D47 isoform X3, with protein sequence MQFLLPSSICDPTTILAFFLFLFSFVWISKYLQKREPPKAAGAWPILGHLPLLGGPQPPHITLGNMADKYGPLFTIKLGVHRALVVSSWDVTKECLTTNDKAFANRPKALYSEIMGYDYAVFGLSPYGPYWRQMRKITTLHILSNHKLELLNHVRESELKVSTKHIFDMRERNKGVSDKVLVDMKRWFGDLTLNVMFRMVVGKRFSGANSAQENEENECFRKALREFFRLGGEFVISDAVPFLRWLDWGGYAKAMKKTAKELDGALQKWLEEHKHKRSTNSLQHDCERDFMDMMLTVLDDDSREEFAGSITADSIIKATCLAVLLGGTDTSTVTLTWALSLLLNNPEVLKKAQLELDNHVGRERQVNESDVKNLVYLQAIIKETLRLYPAAPLSVPHESSEDCRIGNYHVTSGTRLLINLSKIHRDPNVWLEPCLFQPERFLTTHKNVDVRGQSFEFIPFGSGRRICPGISLALQVTQLTLAHLLHGFEITAPSDEPLDMGESSGITNMKITPLEVFLTPRLHPKLYENVD encoded by the exons AtgcaatttctgcttccatctTCTATATGTGATCCAACTACCATCTTGGcattctttctctttctgttcTCTTTCGTATGGATATCAAAATACTTGCAGAAAAGAGAACCCCCGAAAGCGGCTGGTGCATGGCCAATACTCGGCCACCTTCCCCTCTTAGGAGGGCCTCAGCCGCCCCACATCACCCTAGGGAACATGGCTGACAAGTACGGACCGCTCTTCACTATCAAACTTGGTGTGCACCGAGCTCTTGTTGTAAGCAGTTGGGATGTGACTAAAGAATGTCTCACCACAAATGATAAAGCTTTTGCCAACCGCCCGAAAGCTTTATACTCAGAGATTATGGGGTACGACTATGCCGTGTTCGGTCTTAGCCCTTACGGACCTTACTGGCGCCAGATGCGAAAGATAACCACGCTGCACATCCTCTCCAACCACAAGTTGGAGTTGCTCAACCACGTCCGAGAATCGGAGCTGAAGGTGTCAACCAAACATATATTTGATATGCGGGAGCGAAACAAAGGTGTCTCAGATAAGGTGCTGGTGGACATGAAGAGGTGGTTTGGAGACTTAACTTTAAATGTCATGTTCAGGATGGTTGTTGGAAAGCGATTTTCTGGGGCTAACTCGGCGCAAGAGAATGAAGAGAATGAATGCTTTCGGAAGGCATTGAGGGAATTTTTTAGATTGGGTGGCGAATTTGTAATCTCAGATGCAGTTCCATTTCTTAGGTGGTTGGATTGGGGAGGTTATGCGAAAGCCATGAAGAAGACAGCTAAAGAACTCGATGGTGCGCTTCAAAAATGGTTAGAAGAGCATAAGCACAAGAGAAGTACTAATTCTTTGCAACATGATTGTGAGCGTGATTTCATGGATATGATGCTTACCGTCCTTGATGATGATAGCAGAGAAGAGTTTGCTGGTTCAATTACTGCTGATTCAATTATCAAAGCCACATGCCTG GCGGTTCTTCTAGGAGGGACAGATACCTCAACAGTGACATTAACCTGGGCTCTTTCTTTATTACTCAACAATCCTGAAGTCCTGAAGAAGGCTCAACTTGAGTTAGACAACCATGTTGGTAGGGAAAGGCAAGTGAACGAATCAGATGTGAAGAACCTAGTCTATCTCCAAGCCATTATCAAGGAAACCTTGCGGCTATACCCTGCTGCACCTCTCTCAGTACCACATGAATCCAGTGAAGACTGCAGAATAGGTAACTATCATGTAACCTCAGGCACGCGTCTTCTTATCAACCTTTCGAAGATTCATCGTGATCCAAATGTCTGGCTCGAGCCTTGTCTATTCCAACCAGAAAGGTTTCTTACAACTCACAAGAATGTTGATGTTAGGGGCcagagttttgaatttataccATTTGGAAGTGGTAGACGAATATGTCCAGGAATATCTCTAGCACTTCAAGTTACTCAACTTACACTGGCTCATTTGCTTCATGGGTTTGAAATTACAGCCCCATCTGATGAACCACTTGATATGGGTGAGAGTTCAGGAATAACAAACATGAAGATAACCCCACTGGAGGTCTTTCTCACCCCACGCCTACATCCTAAACTTTATGAAAATGTTGACTAG
- the LOC112182008 gene encoding probable sodium/metabolite cotransporter BASS3, chloroplastic isoform X1, giving the protein MYKNCTYNFRVVRFRRGGGFRNGGLSIKGCSTSPFIGRVGSQRRDGNSSLLSFGINPPTAMSKGAEQSSEDSSQVLSAMLPFVVAATAIAALAQPATFTWISKDLYAPALGGIMLSIGIKLSVDDFALAVKRPLPLSIGFIAQYVLKPALGVLIAMAFGVPRIFYAGFVLTTCVAGAQLSSYASFLSKGDVALSIPPH; this is encoded by the exons atgtacaagaattgtacctacaATTTTCGTGTGGTTCGTTTTCGAAGAGGGGGGGGGTTCAGAAATGGGGGTCTGTCGATAAAGGGTTGCTCGACGTCGCCGTTTATAGGAAGAGTTGGGTCACAGCGGAGGGATGGAAACTCTTCGTTGCTTTCGTTTGGGATAAACCCACCAACGGCTATGTCCAAAGGAGCCGAACAGAGTAGTGAGGACTCGTCTCAGGTCTTATCCGCAATGCTTCCATTTGTGGTTGCTGCCACTGCTATTGCTGCTTTGGCTCAGCCTGCCACGTTTACTTG GATATCCAAGGATTTATACGCCCCTGCTCTTGGTGGGATCATGCTCTCCATTGGAATCAAACTTTCCGTCGATGATTTTGCTCTTGCTGTCAAAAG ACCTTTACCACTCTCTATTGGGTTTATCGCGCAGTATGTGCTGAAACCGGCTCTAGGGGTGTTAATTGCAATGGCATTTGGCGTGCCTAGAATATTCTACGCTGGGTTTGTCCTCACCACTTGTGTTGCAGGGGCACAGCTGTCTAGTTATGCTAGTTTCTTGAGCAAAGGAGATGTGGCCTTGAGTATTCCTCCTCACTAG
- the LOC112182008 gene encoding probable sodium/metabolite cotransporter BASS3, chloroplastic isoform X2 codes for MYKNCTYNFRVVRFRRGGGFRNGGLSIKGCSTSPFIGRVGSQRRDGNSSLLSFGINPPTAMSKGAEQSSEDSSQVLSAMLPFVVAATAIAALAQPATFTWISKDLYAPALGGIMLSIGIKLSVDDFALAVKRGTAV; via the exons atgtacaagaattgtacctacaATTTTCGTGTGGTTCGTTTTCGAAGAGGGGGGGGGTTCAGAAATGGGGGTCTGTCGATAAAGGGTTGCTCGACGTCGCCGTTTATAGGAAGAGTTGGGTCACAGCGGAGGGATGGAAACTCTTCGTTGCTTTCGTTTGGGATAAACCCACCAACGGCTATGTCCAAAGGAGCCGAACAGAGTAGTGAGGACTCGTCTCAGGTCTTATCCGCAATGCTTCCATTTGTGGTTGCTGCCACTGCTATTGCTGCTTTGGCTCAGCCTGCCACGTTTACTTG GATATCCAAGGATTTATACGCCCCTGCTCTTGGTGGGATCATGCTCTCCATTGGAATCAAACTTTCCGTCGATGATTTTGCTCTTGCTGTCAAAAG GGGCACAGCTGTCTAG
- the LOC112182008 gene encoding probable sodium/metabolite cotransporter BASS3, chloroplastic isoform X3, whose amino-acid sequence MYKNCTYNFRVVRFRRGGGFRNGGLSIKGCSTSPFIGRVGSQRRDGNSSLLSFGINPPTAMSKGAEQSSEDSSQVLSAMLPFVVAATAIAALAQPATFTWISKDLYAPALGGIMLSIGIKLSVDDFALAVKSMC is encoded by the exons atgtacaagaattgtacctacaATTTTCGTGTGGTTCGTTTTCGAAGAGGGGGGGGGTTCAGAAATGGGGGTCTGTCGATAAAGGGTTGCTCGACGTCGCCGTTTATAGGAAGAGTTGGGTCACAGCGGAGGGATGGAAACTCTTCGTTGCTTTCGTTTGGGATAAACCCACCAACGGCTATGTCCAAAGGAGCCGAACAGAGTAGTGAGGACTCGTCTCAGGTCTTATCCGCAATGCTTCCATTTGTGGTTGCTGCCACTGCTATTGCTGCTTTGGCTCAGCCTGCCACGTTTACTTG GATATCCAAGGATTTATACGCCCCTGCTCTTGGTGGGATCATGCTCTCCATTGGAATCAAACTTTCCGTCGATGATTTTGCTCTTGCTGTCAAAAG TATGTGCTGA